Proteins co-encoded in one Phycodurus eques isolate BA_2022a chromosome 21, UOR_Pequ_1.1, whole genome shotgun sequence genomic window:
- the adgrg2a gene encoding adhesion G-protein coupled receptor G2 isoform X3, with translation MTASSTSDYNVTTHKSFTHLLRNVTTDLLRPFANHTLEYNVTKVSAIRALIEHASKYNPSTPSLTSLHNGTTHYKTTTNDTTVHNITTSDLLLPFANSTLEYNVSPVTPDIKDTSPYNLTAPSTTSIHNVTTHKSFTHLPNDAAMYNTTTDRLLPSANNTLEYKVTTITPFIKDTSPYSLSKSSTSLDKVTTHKVMKNDTTEYNITATSTTLTDTKELNVTPLSTVTPLVKDTPGNSLTTPSATSSDNVFTRKVFPNNTTVYNVRAAGTSTPADNRTTYLLENTIRTITPLIKDTARNSLTTPSATSVDNKSTHKTFTRLVSDATLDNVTASRNESAILPLIKDTSQNNFTPASAQSVNNVTTHYNTFSPAADLTMQNNETTDTVLVKSTPTFTTTTPDDDVRANHYATATDSYTERDISTAARNPTGRVSVAARHNATAADKNKHPSWYNATTSGDVTPPTDRTSTELASEALDQITSNNRDDASTASARNHPQHRVDLSTTAGISSKPLARASTTVTATTTEARQSQAIGMTSTSSSGTKTNLEQQADKLVEETRSASQLNSSQVAQLVAELEKLLDAPGVSQALAEKVVRIVSNLMDAEPLALAASADRIVGAVEDLGLKLLVSDASAVLSSRSLVLAVRKVDGRDFPEMSVDIFNTDDVQMNGSRKSESTVASVYLPSSITETLSGDEHKQVDRVQFTFYSKPVLFQVLPDNTLNIQTVVSPVLACSVSNVSVSNLSDNIQFTIGNRRPAQSDYEAVCAFWDVARNDGSGGWSSAGCFADLSRGGINDPRQAQILTFITYIGCGVSAIFLAATLLTYLSFAKLLRDVPAKILVQLCSSLLLLDLAYLLDGWLAQYPARGLCIGAAFFLHYFLLTSFTWAGLEALHMYLSIVRVFTPYLSRYMLKFSLIGWGVPVVVVVAVISADKDNYGLVTYGRDPDAASGDFCWVRSDAAFYGGVVAYFLLIFASCLLVFGVVMAQLRRIKRQNPHNQSPHRGAAADLCSVAGLLALLGLAWGFALFAWGPLHLPFVYLFTVLNSLQGFFVFVFHCACKENVRRQWRTFLCCGRLRLAENSEWSRTAAREKRKLSVTASVASARQLASRSSSVGSGSTASGGSVFADSGLSEGSSGDVVLNELYRQTVTF, from the exons ATGACGGCGTCCTCCACATCTGACTACAATGTAACGACACACAAATCTTTTACACATCTCTTACGCAACGTCACAACTGACCTGTTACGACCGTTTGCTAACCACACACTGGAGTACAATGTAACTAAAGTGAGCGCAATAAGAGCCCTCATTGAACACGCGTCAAAATACAACCCAAGTACACCTTCCCTGACATCACTTCACAATGGAACTACACACTACAAAACAACCACAAATGACACAACAGTGCACAACATAACAACGTCTGACTTGCTACTACCATTTGCTAACAGCACACTTGAGTACAATGTAAGCCCAGTAACGCCGGACATCAAAGACACGTCACCGTACAACCTGACTGCACCTTCCACGACATCAATCCACAATGTAACTACACACAAATCTTTTACACATCTTCCAAATGACGCAGCAATGTACAATACGACAACTGACAGATTATTACCATCGGCCAACAACACACTTGAGTACAAAGTAACTACAATAACACCCTTCATCAAAGACACATCACCATACAGCCTCAGTAAGTCCTCCACATCACTCGACAAAGTAACTACACACAAAGTGATGAAAAACGACACAACAGAGTACAACATCACAGCAACCAGCACAACACTCACTGACACAAAAGAGCTCAATGTGACTCCACTAAGTACAGTAACACCCCTCGTCAAAGACACGCCAGGAAACAGCCTAACGACACCTTCGGCTACATCCAGTGACAATGTTTTTACACGCAAAGTATTTCCAAATAACACAACAGTGTACAACGTTAGAGCAGCCGGCACATCAACACCCGCTGACAATCGCACAACGTACCTCCTTGAAAATACAATACGTACGATAACGCCCCTCATCAAAGACACGGCACGAAACAGCCTAACGACACCTTCGGCTACATCcgttgacaataaaagcacacacaaaacatttacacGTCTTGTAAGTGACGCAACTTTAGACAACGTCACGGCGTCGCGCAATGAAAGTGCGATATTACCTCTCATCAAAGACACGTCACAAAACAATTTCACTCCAGCGTCCGCTCAATCAGTCAACAATGTAACAACACACTACAACACGTTTTCACCCGCGGCCGATCTCACGATGCAGAACAATGAAACTACAGACACCGTCCTCGTAAAAAGCACGCCGACATTTACGACAACAACTCCCGATGACGACGTACGCGCCAACCATTACGCCACCGCCACCGACAGCTACACCGAGCGTGACATCTCCACAGCTGCACGAAACCCAACGGGGCGCGTAAGCGTCGCCGCGCGTCACAACGCGACCGCTGccgacaaaaacaaacatcccaGTTGGTACAACGCGACGACATCCGGCGACGTAACACCACCGACAGACCGCACCTCCACTGAACTCGCAAGTGAAGCGCTTGACCAGATAACATCCAACAATCGCGACGACGCGTCCACGGCATCCGCACGCAATCATCCCCAACACCGAGTGGATTTAAGTACAACAGCTGGAATCTCCAGCAAACCTTTAGCTCGAGCTTCTACCACCGTGACCGCAACTACAACGGAGGCGCGTCAAAGTCAAG CAATCGGAATGACTTCCACGTCGTCTTCGGGCACGAAGACGAATCTGGAGCAGCAAGCGGACAAACTTGTGGAAGAAACCCGAAGTGCATCTCAGCTCAACTCCTCACAG GTGGCGCAGCTGGTGgccgagctggagaagcttctGGACGCTCCCGGCGTGTCTCAAGCGTTGGCCGAGAAAGTCGTCCGCATCGTCAGCAACCTGATGGACGCCGAGCCCCTCGCCCTCGCTGCGTCCGCCGACAG GATCGTCGGCGCCGTGGAGGACTTGGGCCTCAAGCTGCTCGTAAGCGACGCCTCTGCGGTCCTCTCGTCCCGCTCGCTGGTTCTGGCCGTGCGCAAAGTGGACGGACGCGACTTTCCAGAGATGTCGGTCGACATCTTCAACACCGACGATGTTCAG ATGAACGGGTCCAGGAAGTCCGAGTCCACCGTGGCTTCCGTGTACCTGCCGTCCTCCATCACGGAGACCTTGAGCGGGGATGAGCACAAGCAGGTCGACAGGGTCCAGTTCACCTTCTACAGCAAACCCGTCCTCTTCCAGGTGCTTCCG GACAACACGTTGAACATTCAGACGGTGGTGAGTCCGGTGCTGGCGTGCAGCGTCAGCAACGTGTCCGTCAGCAACCTGAGCGACAACATTCAGTTCACCATCGGAAACCGCCGACCCGCACAG AGTGACTACGAGGCTGTTTGCGCCTTTTGGGACGTCGCCAGGAACG ACGGCTCAGGTGGCTGGAGCTCGGCCGGCTGCTTCGCG GATCTGTCCAGAGGCGGGATAAATGACCCGCGCCAGGCCCAAATTCTCACCTTCATCACTTACATCGGCTGCGGCGTTTCGGCAATTTTTCTGGCTGCCACCTTGTTGACGTACCTTTCATTTGC GAAGTTGCTGCGTGACGTTCCGGCCAAGATCCTGGTGCAGCTGTGCTCGTCCCTGCTGCTCCTCGACCTGGCGTACCTGCTGGACGGCTGGCTGGCGCAGTACCCGGCCCGCGGGCTTTGCATCGGCGCCGCCTTCTTCCTGCACTACTTCCTGCTCACCTCCTTCACGTGGGCGGGGCTGGAGGCCCTGCACATGTACCTGAGCATCGTGCGGGTCTTTACGCCGTACCTCAGCAGATACATGCTCAAGTTCTCGCTCATTGGCTGGG GGGTTCCGGTCGTGGTCGTGGTCGCGGTGATCTCGGCGGACAAAGACAATTACGGTCTGGTCACGTATGGACGCGACCCGGATGCCGCCTCAGGTGACTT ctGCTGGGTGCGCAGCGACGCGGCCTTCTACGGCGGCGTGGTGGCCTACTTCCTGCTGATCTTCGCCTCGTGCCTGCTGGTCTTCGGCGTGGTTATGGCGCAGCTGCGGCGCATCAAGCGCCAGAACCCGCACAACCAGTCGCCGCATCGGGGCGCGGCGGCCGACCTGTGCAGCGTGGCCGGCCTGCTGGCGCTGCTCGGCCTGGCTTGGGGCTTCGCGCTGTTTGCCTGGGGGCCGCTCCACTTGCCCTTTGTCTACCTCTTCACCGTTTTGAACTCTCTGCAAG GtttctttgtctttgtgttcCACTGCGCCTGCAAGGAAAACGTCCGCAGGCAGTGGAGAACCTTCCTGTGCTGCGGgcgtctgcgattggctgaaaACTCAG AATGGAGTCGGACGGCCGCTCGGGAGAAGAGGAAGTTGTCGGTGACCGCGTCGGTCGCGTCGGCTCGCCAGCTGGCCTCTCGGAGCTCCTCCGTGGGCAGCGGCAGCACCGCCAGTGGCG GTTCGGTGTTCGCAGACAGCGGCCTGTCCGAGGGCTCGAGCGGCGACGTGGTCCTCAACGAGCTCTACAGACAGACGGTCACCTTTTGA
- the adgrg2a gene encoding adhesion G-protein coupled receptor G2 isoform X2, with product MTASSTSDYNVTTHKSFTHLLRNVTTDLLRPFANHTLEYNVTKVSAIRALIEHASKYNPSTPSLTSLHNGTTHYKTTTNDTTVHNITTSDLLLPFANSTLEYNVSPVTPDIKDTSPYNLTAPSTTSIHNVTTHKSFTHLPNDAAMYNTTTDRLLPSANNTLEYKVTTITPFIKDTSPYSLSKSSTSLDKVTTHKVMKNDTTEYNITATSTTLTDTKELNVTPLSTVTPLVKDTPGNSLTTPSATSSDNVFTRKVFPNNTTVYNVRAAGTSTPADNRTTYLLENTIRTITPLIKDTARNSLTTPSATSVDNKSTHKTFTRLVSDATLDNVTASRNESAILPLIKDTSQNNFTPASAQSVNNVTTHYNTFSPAADLTMQNNETTDTVLVKSTPTFTTTTPDDDVRANHYATATDSYTERDISTAARNPTGRVSVAARHNATAADKNKHPSWYNATTSGDVTPPTDRTSTELASEALDQITSNNRDDASTASARNHPQHRVDLSTTAGISSKPLARASTTVTATTTEARQSQAIGMTSTSSSGTKTNLEQQADKLVEETRSASQLNSSQVAQLVAELEKLLDAPGVSQALAEKVVRIVSNLMDAEPLALAASADRIVGAVEDLGLKLLVSDASAVLSSRSLVLAVRKVDGRDFPEMSVDIFNTDDVQMNGSRKSESTVASVYLPSSITETLSGDEHKQVDRVQFTFYSKPVLFQDNTLNIQTVVSPVLACSVSNVSVSNLSDNIQFTIGNRRPAQSDYEAVCAFWDVARNDGSGGWSSAGCFAVSATSWATTCACNHLTAFAILLDLSRGGINDPRQAQILTFITYIGCGVSAIFLAATLLTYLSFAKLLRDVPAKILVQLCSSLLLLDLAYLLDGWLAQYPARGLCIGAAFFLHYFLLTSFTWAGLEALHMYLSIVRVFTPYLSRYMLKFSLIGWGVPVVVVVAVISADKDNYGLVTYGRDPDAASGDFCWVRSDAAFYGGVVAYFLLIFASCLLVFGVVMAQLRRIKRQNPHNQSPHRGAAADLCSVAGLLALLGLAWGFALFAWGPLHLPFVYLFTVLNSLQGFFVFVFHCACKENVRRQWRTFLCCGRLRLAENSEWSRTAAREKRKLSVTASVASARQLASRSSSVGSGSTASGGSVFADSGLSEGSSGDVVLNELYRQTVTF from the exons ATGACGGCGTCCTCCACATCTGACTACAATGTAACGACACACAAATCTTTTACACATCTCTTACGCAACGTCACAACTGACCTGTTACGACCGTTTGCTAACCACACACTGGAGTACAATGTAACTAAAGTGAGCGCAATAAGAGCCCTCATTGAACACGCGTCAAAATACAACCCAAGTACACCTTCCCTGACATCACTTCACAATGGAACTACACACTACAAAACAACCACAAATGACACAACAGTGCACAACATAACAACGTCTGACTTGCTACTACCATTTGCTAACAGCACACTTGAGTACAATGTAAGCCCAGTAACGCCGGACATCAAAGACACGTCACCGTACAACCTGACTGCACCTTCCACGACATCAATCCACAATGTAACTACACACAAATCTTTTACACATCTTCCAAATGACGCAGCAATGTACAATACGACAACTGACAGATTATTACCATCGGCCAACAACACACTTGAGTACAAAGTAACTACAATAACACCCTTCATCAAAGACACATCACCATACAGCCTCAGTAAGTCCTCCACATCACTCGACAAAGTAACTACACACAAAGTGATGAAAAACGACACAACAGAGTACAACATCACAGCAACCAGCACAACACTCACTGACACAAAAGAGCTCAATGTGACTCCACTAAGTACAGTAACACCCCTCGTCAAAGACACGCCAGGAAACAGCCTAACGACACCTTCGGCTACATCCAGTGACAATGTTTTTACACGCAAAGTATTTCCAAATAACACAACAGTGTACAACGTTAGAGCAGCCGGCACATCAACACCCGCTGACAATCGCACAACGTACCTCCTTGAAAATACAATACGTACGATAACGCCCCTCATCAAAGACACGGCACGAAACAGCCTAACGACACCTTCGGCTACATCcgttgacaataaaagcacacacaaaacatttacacGTCTTGTAAGTGACGCAACTTTAGACAACGTCACGGCGTCGCGCAATGAAAGTGCGATATTACCTCTCATCAAAGACACGTCACAAAACAATTTCACTCCAGCGTCCGCTCAATCAGTCAACAATGTAACAACACACTACAACACGTTTTCACCCGCGGCCGATCTCACGATGCAGAACAATGAAACTACAGACACCGTCCTCGTAAAAAGCACGCCGACATTTACGACAACAACTCCCGATGACGACGTACGCGCCAACCATTACGCCACCGCCACCGACAGCTACACCGAGCGTGACATCTCCACAGCTGCACGAAACCCAACGGGGCGCGTAAGCGTCGCCGCGCGTCACAACGCGACCGCTGccgacaaaaacaaacatcccaGTTGGTACAACGCGACGACATCCGGCGACGTAACACCACCGACAGACCGCACCTCCACTGAACTCGCAAGTGAAGCGCTTGACCAGATAACATCCAACAATCGCGACGACGCGTCCACGGCATCCGCACGCAATCATCCCCAACACCGAGTGGATTTAAGTACAACAGCTGGAATCTCCAGCAAACCTTTAGCTCGAGCTTCTACCACCGTGACCGCAACTACAACGGAGGCGCGTCAAAGTCAAG CAATCGGAATGACTTCCACGTCGTCTTCGGGCACGAAGACGAATCTGGAGCAGCAAGCGGACAAACTTGTGGAAGAAACCCGAAGTGCATCTCAGCTCAACTCCTCACAG GTGGCGCAGCTGGTGgccgagctggagaagcttctGGACGCTCCCGGCGTGTCTCAAGCGTTGGCCGAGAAAGTCGTCCGCATCGTCAGCAACCTGATGGACGCCGAGCCCCTCGCCCTCGCTGCGTCCGCCGACAG GATCGTCGGCGCCGTGGAGGACTTGGGCCTCAAGCTGCTCGTAAGCGACGCCTCTGCGGTCCTCTCGTCCCGCTCGCTGGTTCTGGCCGTGCGCAAAGTGGACGGACGCGACTTTCCAGAGATGTCGGTCGACATCTTCAACACCGACGATGTTCAG ATGAACGGGTCCAGGAAGTCCGAGTCCACCGTGGCTTCCGTGTACCTGCCGTCCTCCATCACGGAGACCTTGAGCGGGGATGAGCACAAGCAGGTCGACAGGGTCCAGTTCACCTTCTACAGCAAACCCGTCCTCTTCCAG GACAACACGTTGAACATTCAGACGGTGGTGAGTCCGGTGCTGGCGTGCAGCGTCAGCAACGTGTCCGTCAGCAACCTGAGCGACAACATTCAGTTCACCATCGGAAACCGCCGACCCGCACAG AGTGACTACGAGGCTGTTTGCGCCTTTTGGGACGTCGCCAGGAACG ACGGCTCAGGTGGCTGGAGCTCGGCCGGCTGCTTCGCGGTGAGCGCCACGTCTTGGGCCACGACGTGCGCCTGCAACCATCTCACCGCCTTCGCGATACTGCTG GATCTGTCCAGAGGCGGGATAAATGACCCGCGCCAGGCCCAAATTCTCACCTTCATCACTTACATCGGCTGCGGCGTTTCGGCAATTTTTCTGGCTGCCACCTTGTTGACGTACCTTTCATTTGC GAAGTTGCTGCGTGACGTTCCGGCCAAGATCCTGGTGCAGCTGTGCTCGTCCCTGCTGCTCCTCGACCTGGCGTACCTGCTGGACGGCTGGCTGGCGCAGTACCCGGCCCGCGGGCTTTGCATCGGCGCCGCCTTCTTCCTGCACTACTTCCTGCTCACCTCCTTCACGTGGGCGGGGCTGGAGGCCCTGCACATGTACCTGAGCATCGTGCGGGTCTTTACGCCGTACCTCAGCAGATACATGCTCAAGTTCTCGCTCATTGGCTGGG GGGTTCCGGTCGTGGTCGTGGTCGCGGTGATCTCGGCGGACAAAGACAATTACGGTCTGGTCACGTATGGACGCGACCCGGATGCCGCCTCAGGTGACTT ctGCTGGGTGCGCAGCGACGCGGCCTTCTACGGCGGCGTGGTGGCCTACTTCCTGCTGATCTTCGCCTCGTGCCTGCTGGTCTTCGGCGTGGTTATGGCGCAGCTGCGGCGCATCAAGCGCCAGAACCCGCACAACCAGTCGCCGCATCGGGGCGCGGCGGCCGACCTGTGCAGCGTGGCCGGCCTGCTGGCGCTGCTCGGCCTGGCTTGGGGCTTCGCGCTGTTTGCCTGGGGGCCGCTCCACTTGCCCTTTGTCTACCTCTTCACCGTTTTGAACTCTCTGCAAG GtttctttgtctttgtgttcCACTGCGCCTGCAAGGAAAACGTCCGCAGGCAGTGGAGAACCTTCCTGTGCTGCGGgcgtctgcgattggctgaaaACTCAG AATGGAGTCGGACGGCCGCTCGGGAGAAGAGGAAGTTGTCGGTGACCGCGTCGGTCGCGTCGGCTCGCCAGCTGGCCTCTCGGAGCTCCTCCGTGGGCAGCGGCAGCACCGCCAGTGGCG GTTCGGTGTTCGCAGACAGCGGCCTGTCCGAGGGCTCGAGCGGCGACGTGGTCCTCAACGAGCTCTACAGACAGACGGTCACCTTTTGA
- the adgrg2a gene encoding adhesion G-protein coupled receptor G2 isoform X1 codes for MTASSTSDYNVTTHKSFTHLLRNVTTDLLRPFANHTLEYNVTKVSAIRALIEHASKYNPSTPSLTSLHNGTTHYKTTTNDTTVHNITTSDLLLPFANSTLEYNVSPVTPDIKDTSPYNLTAPSTTSIHNVTTHKSFTHLPNDAAMYNTTTDRLLPSANNTLEYKVTTITPFIKDTSPYSLSKSSTSLDKVTTHKVMKNDTTEYNITATSTTLTDTKELNVTPLSTVTPLVKDTPGNSLTTPSATSSDNVFTRKVFPNNTTVYNVRAAGTSTPADNRTTYLLENTIRTITPLIKDTARNSLTTPSATSVDNKSTHKTFTRLVSDATLDNVTASRNESAILPLIKDTSQNNFTPASAQSVNNVTTHYNTFSPAADLTMQNNETTDTVLVKSTPTFTTTTPDDDVRANHYATATDSYTERDISTAARNPTGRVSVAARHNATAADKNKHPSWYNATTSGDVTPPTDRTSTELASEALDQITSNNRDDASTASARNHPQHRVDLSTTAGISSKPLARASTTVTATTTEARQSQAIGMTSTSSSGTKTNLEQQADKLVEETRSASQLNSSQVAQLVAELEKLLDAPGVSQALAEKVVRIVSNLMDAEPLALAASADRIVGAVEDLGLKLLVSDASAVLSSRSLVLAVRKVDGRDFPEMSVDIFNTDDVQMNGSRKSESTVASVYLPSSITETLSGDEHKQVDRVQFTFYSKPVLFQVLPDNTLNIQTVVSPVLACSVSNVSVSNLSDNIQFTIGNRRPAQSDYEAVCAFWDVARNDGSGGWSSAGCFAVSATSWATTCACNHLTAFAILLDLSRGGINDPRQAQILTFITYIGCGVSAIFLAATLLTYLSFAKLLRDVPAKILVQLCSSLLLLDLAYLLDGWLAQYPARGLCIGAAFFLHYFLLTSFTWAGLEALHMYLSIVRVFTPYLSRYMLKFSLIGWGVPVVVVVAVISADKDNYGLVTYGRDPDAASGDFCWVRSDAAFYGGVVAYFLLIFASCLLVFGVVMAQLRRIKRQNPHNQSPHRGAAADLCSVAGLLALLGLAWGFALFAWGPLHLPFVYLFTVLNSLQGFFVFVFHCACKENVRRQWRTFLCCGRLRLAENSEWSRTAAREKRKLSVTASVASARQLASRSSSVGSGSTASGGSVFADSGLSEGSSGDVVLNELYRQTVTF; via the exons ATGACGGCGTCCTCCACATCTGACTACAATGTAACGACACACAAATCTTTTACACATCTCTTACGCAACGTCACAACTGACCTGTTACGACCGTTTGCTAACCACACACTGGAGTACAATGTAACTAAAGTGAGCGCAATAAGAGCCCTCATTGAACACGCGTCAAAATACAACCCAAGTACACCTTCCCTGACATCACTTCACAATGGAACTACACACTACAAAACAACCACAAATGACACAACAGTGCACAACATAACAACGTCTGACTTGCTACTACCATTTGCTAACAGCACACTTGAGTACAATGTAAGCCCAGTAACGCCGGACATCAAAGACACGTCACCGTACAACCTGACTGCACCTTCCACGACATCAATCCACAATGTAACTACACACAAATCTTTTACACATCTTCCAAATGACGCAGCAATGTACAATACGACAACTGACAGATTATTACCATCGGCCAACAACACACTTGAGTACAAAGTAACTACAATAACACCCTTCATCAAAGACACATCACCATACAGCCTCAGTAAGTCCTCCACATCACTCGACAAAGTAACTACACACAAAGTGATGAAAAACGACACAACAGAGTACAACATCACAGCAACCAGCACAACACTCACTGACACAAAAGAGCTCAATGTGACTCCACTAAGTACAGTAACACCCCTCGTCAAAGACACGCCAGGAAACAGCCTAACGACACCTTCGGCTACATCCAGTGACAATGTTTTTACACGCAAAGTATTTCCAAATAACACAACAGTGTACAACGTTAGAGCAGCCGGCACATCAACACCCGCTGACAATCGCACAACGTACCTCCTTGAAAATACAATACGTACGATAACGCCCCTCATCAAAGACACGGCACGAAACAGCCTAACGACACCTTCGGCTACATCcgttgacaataaaagcacacacaaaacatttacacGTCTTGTAAGTGACGCAACTTTAGACAACGTCACGGCGTCGCGCAATGAAAGTGCGATATTACCTCTCATCAAAGACACGTCACAAAACAATTTCACTCCAGCGTCCGCTCAATCAGTCAACAATGTAACAACACACTACAACACGTTTTCACCCGCGGCCGATCTCACGATGCAGAACAATGAAACTACAGACACCGTCCTCGTAAAAAGCACGCCGACATTTACGACAACAACTCCCGATGACGACGTACGCGCCAACCATTACGCCACCGCCACCGACAGCTACACCGAGCGTGACATCTCCACAGCTGCACGAAACCCAACGGGGCGCGTAAGCGTCGCCGCGCGTCACAACGCGACCGCTGccgacaaaaacaaacatcccaGTTGGTACAACGCGACGACATCCGGCGACGTAACACCACCGACAGACCGCACCTCCACTGAACTCGCAAGTGAAGCGCTTGACCAGATAACATCCAACAATCGCGACGACGCGTCCACGGCATCCGCACGCAATCATCCCCAACACCGAGTGGATTTAAGTACAACAGCTGGAATCTCCAGCAAACCTTTAGCTCGAGCTTCTACCACCGTGACCGCAACTACAACGGAGGCGCGTCAAAGTCAAG CAATCGGAATGACTTCCACGTCGTCTTCGGGCACGAAGACGAATCTGGAGCAGCAAGCGGACAAACTTGTGGAAGAAACCCGAAGTGCATCTCAGCTCAACTCCTCACAG GTGGCGCAGCTGGTGgccgagctggagaagcttctGGACGCTCCCGGCGTGTCTCAAGCGTTGGCCGAGAAAGTCGTCCGCATCGTCAGCAACCTGATGGACGCCGAGCCCCTCGCCCTCGCTGCGTCCGCCGACAG GATCGTCGGCGCCGTGGAGGACTTGGGCCTCAAGCTGCTCGTAAGCGACGCCTCTGCGGTCCTCTCGTCCCGCTCGCTGGTTCTGGCCGTGCGCAAAGTGGACGGACGCGACTTTCCAGAGATGTCGGTCGACATCTTCAACACCGACGATGTTCAG ATGAACGGGTCCAGGAAGTCCGAGTCCACCGTGGCTTCCGTGTACCTGCCGTCCTCCATCACGGAGACCTTGAGCGGGGATGAGCACAAGCAGGTCGACAGGGTCCAGTTCACCTTCTACAGCAAACCCGTCCTCTTCCAGGTGCTTCCG GACAACACGTTGAACATTCAGACGGTGGTGAGTCCGGTGCTGGCGTGCAGCGTCAGCAACGTGTCCGTCAGCAACCTGAGCGACAACATTCAGTTCACCATCGGAAACCGCCGACCCGCACAG AGTGACTACGAGGCTGTTTGCGCCTTTTGGGACGTCGCCAGGAACG ACGGCTCAGGTGGCTGGAGCTCGGCCGGCTGCTTCGCGGTGAGCGCCACGTCTTGGGCCACGACGTGCGCCTGCAACCATCTCACCGCCTTCGCGATACTGCTG GATCTGTCCAGAGGCGGGATAAATGACCCGCGCCAGGCCCAAATTCTCACCTTCATCACTTACATCGGCTGCGGCGTTTCGGCAATTTTTCTGGCTGCCACCTTGTTGACGTACCTTTCATTTGC GAAGTTGCTGCGTGACGTTCCGGCCAAGATCCTGGTGCAGCTGTGCTCGTCCCTGCTGCTCCTCGACCTGGCGTACCTGCTGGACGGCTGGCTGGCGCAGTACCCGGCCCGCGGGCTTTGCATCGGCGCCGCCTTCTTCCTGCACTACTTCCTGCTCACCTCCTTCACGTGGGCGGGGCTGGAGGCCCTGCACATGTACCTGAGCATCGTGCGGGTCTTTACGCCGTACCTCAGCAGATACATGCTCAAGTTCTCGCTCATTGGCTGGG GGGTTCCGGTCGTGGTCGTGGTCGCGGTGATCTCGGCGGACAAAGACAATTACGGTCTGGTCACGTATGGACGCGACCCGGATGCCGCCTCAGGTGACTT ctGCTGGGTGCGCAGCGACGCGGCCTTCTACGGCGGCGTGGTGGCCTACTTCCTGCTGATCTTCGCCTCGTGCCTGCTGGTCTTCGGCGTGGTTATGGCGCAGCTGCGGCGCATCAAGCGCCAGAACCCGCACAACCAGTCGCCGCATCGGGGCGCGGCGGCCGACCTGTGCAGCGTGGCCGGCCTGCTGGCGCTGCTCGGCCTGGCTTGGGGCTTCGCGCTGTTTGCCTGGGGGCCGCTCCACTTGCCCTTTGTCTACCTCTTCACCGTTTTGAACTCTCTGCAAG GtttctttgtctttgtgttcCACTGCGCCTGCAAGGAAAACGTCCGCAGGCAGTGGAGAACCTTCCTGTGCTGCGGgcgtctgcgattggctgaaaACTCAG AATGGAGTCGGACGGCCGCTCGGGAGAAGAGGAAGTTGTCGGTGACCGCGTCGGTCGCGTCGGCTCGCCAGCTGGCCTCTCGGAGCTCCTCCGTGGGCAGCGGCAGCACCGCCAGTGGCG GTTCGGTGTTCGCAGACAGCGGCCTGTCCGAGGGCTCGAGCGGCGACGTGGTCCTCAACGAGCTCTACAGACAGACGGTCACCTTTTGA